The Pyxidicoccus sp. MSG2 DNA segment TCCGACCAGGAGCGTGCGCTTCGGCAGCACGTCGTAGAGCCCGGCGAGCAGCGACTCCTCGCTGCCCGGTGTCGCGTGAACGATGGCGAAGCGTGCCGCCTCGGGCGGGATGTGGCCATCCTTCAGCGCGTTGCTGGCGAGCTCCCGGCCCTGGGCGCGAACATCGCCGTTGCGAGCCAGGGCACTCACGCCGAAGCGGAAGCCTTCACCGACGAACCAGAGCGCGCTCACGATTCGCTCGGTGCGAAAGCCCTCCGCCGAACCGACCCCCAGGCAGGACGTCGCACCGACGAAGGGCACTCCGGGGAGTTGTTCGACGAGCGCCTTCTGGAGTGCCGGCGTCTGGATGCCGACCGTGCAGTAGACGAACCCGCCCCGCACTCGCGCGCCAGCGGCCTGCTGACGCAGTTGCGTGACGAGCTCTCGCGCGGCGCTGGCCTCATCCGTCGCGGTGGAGTGGGTGACGACGATGCGAGCCGACATGTTGTCTCTCCGGGGATGTGCGGGACGACCCGGTCCGCGGACGCCGCCGCCGCTCGACGCGAGCGTACCACCCACGGATGCAGCGTCCGGAGACGCGCGGAGTGTGGATGAGCGGCCTGCTCGCCCCCACCCGGACCGGAAATTCAAAGTACCCCGCAACCATTTTTCACGGTCCGTGTTGAAGGCCGTGGCGCGCCGTGAGAGCGGCCGCCGCCAGCGGGAATGGGCCGGCTGGCCGTCGAGGAGACGTCTGCTTGAGCAAGCCGAACGTGTGGATGCGGTGGTGTGCCCCCATCGTGCTGGGGCTGGGACTCGTCACGGGGTGCGGAGCCGGTCCCGAGCCTGCCCCGGAGGAGCTTCCGGTGGCGCGCGTCGAGCAGGGCGTGACGACCTGCACCGGCCCCACGGGCGCCATCTGCCGCTTCGTCACCCCGACGGAAGCGGGGACGCCCGGCTCGGGCAACTACCTGGACCCGCACGTCGTCATCCGCCCCACGGTTCCGACGAAGGCGGAGCTCGTCGTCTTCCTGCCGGGCACGGGCGGCAAGCCGGAGAACTCGCTCAGCGGCAACTACGCGGACGCCAACCACAGCATCTACGCCAGCGCCAGCTCCAAGGGCTACCGCGTCATCGGGCTCACGTACCAGAACTCGCCCGCCATCGGCATGCTCTGCGGGAGTGACGATGCCTGCTTCCTCCCCACCCGCCGCACCCTCGTCACTGGCGATGTCCAGTCCGGCAGCGCGGTGACGACCATGAACCGGGAGGACGCCATCATCCCCCGGCTCACCCGGTTGCTCGTGTATCTGCGTGACACGGGGGACCCGACCGGGGGCTGGGGCAGCTTCCTCATGAATCCCTCCTGCATCCCGCTGTTGTGCCGCCTCAACCCGGCGAAGGTCATCATCTCCGGGCACTCGCAGGGCGGCGGCCACGCGGGCGTCATCGGCAAGGACTACGCCGTGCGCCGCGTCGTCATGCTCGCCTCGCCCTGCGACGCGCTCGGCAACCCGGGGCCCGCCGCGAGCTGGACCCTGCCGCCGTTCACGACGCCCACGGGCGCCGACACGTATCGGGGCCTCATCGCGCGCGGCCAGACGAGCACCGGCTACACGCTCGACCTGTGCGACCCGGATGCGCCCAGGCACTGGGCCCCGGAGCGGATGAACGCGCAGTGGAGCCGCATCACCAGCTCCACCGGCCTGTGCCCCACGGACCCGCACGCCTGTGTCATCCGGGACGCGCAGTTCTTCACGGAGTGGCAGAACCTGTGGCCGTAGCGCCGTGAGCCGTGTCGCAAGGACACGCCCGCGGCGGGGCGTGTCCCCGCGAGACTCACGGCACTGAGTCCCCCTCCGGCGATGGCTCGAACTTCAGGAACAGCAGCTCCTCCTTGCTGTCGGGCCCAGGTTCCGGGCGGAAGGCTCCAGCCGCCGTGCCGCCGCGTGAGATGGAACTGGCGGCCACCGTCACCAGATTGGTCGAGGAGGAGCCGCCCCATGCACGACCCGTCCCCAGACAGCGCCCTGTCGCGCACTCCGCCGCCCGCCGGGCCGCCCGCTGCCCAGGCGCCCCCGTGGCACGCCCTGCCGCCCGACGCAGTGCTGTCCCAGGTGGAGAGCGGCCCTCATGGCCTGGCCGAGGGGCAGGCACGCGAGCGGCTGGCGCGCTTCGGGCCGAACGTCATCCAGCGCCAGAAGGGCGAGGGGCCGCTGAAGCTGCTCTGGCGGCAGGTGAACAGCCCCTTCATCTGGGTGCTCATCGCCTCCGCGGTGCTGGCCATCGCCATGGGCAAGGTGACGGACGGCCTGGTGGTGGCGGCCGTGGTGGTGCTCAACACCCTCATCGGCTTCGTGCAGGAGTACCGCGCGGGCAAGGCGATTGAAGCCCTCAGCCTCATGGTGCCGGAGAGTGCCACCGT contains these protein-coding regions:
- a CDS encoding BPSS1187 family protein, which translates into the protein MSKPNVWMRWCAPIVLGLGLVTGCGAGPEPAPEELPVARVEQGVTTCTGPTGAICRFVTPTEAGTPGSGNYLDPHVVIRPTVPTKAELVVFLPGTGGKPENSLSGNYADANHSIYASASSKGYRVIGLTYQNSPAIGMLCGSDDACFLPTRRTLVTGDVQSGSAVTTMNREDAIIPRLTRLLVYLRDTGDPTGGWGSFLMNPSCIPLLCRLNPAKVIISGHSQGGGHAGVIGKDYAVRRVVMLASPCDALGNPGPAASWTLPPFTTPTGADTYRGLIARGQTSTGYTLDLCDPDAPRHWAPERMNAQWSRITSSTGLCPTDPHACVIRDAQFFTEWQNLWP